One window of the Candidatus Zixiibacteriota bacterium genome contains the following:
- the pepA gene encoding putative cytosol aminopeptidase (Evidence 3 : Putative function from multiple computational evidences): protein MKFQARASNIVKIKADALIVFCRENGYGKDDLLKSLDRVLGGVIKNAASSEEFTGKSNQTFILYPGKPALSARVILVGLGEDKKVNSDSFRQAAGTASRLTAVKKSKDVAFYLGQGEKDDVAQAIIEGFQLGRFNMLDYKTDNNNGKSKLATVSIYGASAGQISGFEKAIKRGEIIAESVIMARRLAMHPGNVITPNSFALEAKAAARKYGLKCTVLDEKRIKAEKMGALMAVGQGSDQPPRFIILEHRRGGTSKPVVLIGKGITFDSGGISLKPSAEMDEMKGDMTGGAVMLSVIAAAARLKLPMNIVALVPLAENMPSGRALKPGDIVKSRKGKTIEIISTDAEGRLILADALDYANKFKPQAVLDMATLTGAALYVLGHAAIPIIGNNSKLIGALWGASERTAEKVWEMPLWDEYREQIKSNIADIKNSGGRPAGTLTATAFLENFIGDWPWVHIDIAAVDLEKTGRPYIPKGATGIGVRLLIDLLMHWKKL, encoded by the coding sequence ATGAAATTTCAGGCGCGTGCATCAAATATAGTGAAGATCAAGGCCGACGCCCTGATTGTCTTCTGCCGGGAAAATGGCTACGGGAAGGATGATCTCTTAAAATCACTCGATAGAGTTCTGGGAGGAGTAATAAAAAATGCGGCCTCGTCCGAGGAATTTACCGGGAAATCCAATCAGACGTTTATCTTGTATCCGGGCAAACCGGCACTTTCCGCAAGAGTAATTTTGGTGGGGTTGGGCGAAGACAAAAAGGTGAATAGTGACAGCTTTCGCCAGGCCGCCGGAACGGCCTCGCGGCTGACGGCGGTAAAAAAATCGAAAGATGTCGCTTTTTATCTCGGGCAAGGAGAAAAGGACGATGTGGCCCAGGCCATCATTGAAGGTTTTCAACTGGGCCGATTCAACATGCTCGATTACAAGACAGACAATAATAATGGCAAAAGCAAATTGGCCACAGTCAGCATTTATGGGGCATCGGCAGGGCAAATCTCAGGATTCGAAAAAGCGATAAAGAGGGGCGAAATCATCGCCGAAAGCGTCATAATGGCCCGTCGATTGGCCATGCATCCGGGCAATGTGATAACGCCGAATTCTTTCGCGCTCGAAGCAAAAGCAGCGGCGCGGAAGTACGGGCTGAAATGCACTGTCCTCGATGAGAAGAGAATCAAGGCGGAGAAGATGGGGGCTCTCATGGCGGTCGGCCAGGGTTCGGATCAGCCCCCCCGTTTCATCATTCTCGAGCATCGTCGAGGTGGGACTTCAAAACCGGTTGTCCTCATCGGAAAAGGAATTACTTTCGATTCCGGCGGGATATCCCTGAAGCCGTCGGCAGAAATGGATGAGATGAAAGGCGATATGACCGGCGGCGCAGTTATGCTCTCGGTCATTGCGGCGGCGGCCCGTCTGAAATTGCCAATGAATATTGTGGCGCTTGTACCCCTGGCGGAAAATATGCCGTCGGGCCGGGCCCTTAAACCGGGAGATATCGTCAAATCCCGGAAGGGAAAAACGATCGAAATCATTAGTACCGATGCCGAAGGAAGATTGATTCTGGCCGACGCCCTGGATTATGCCAACAAGTTCAAACCTCAGGCGGTCTTGGATATGGCCACTTTAACCGGGGCGGCCCTCTATGTTCTCGGGCACGCCGCCATACCGATAATCGGGAACAATTCGAAATTAATCGGTGCGCTGTGGGGGGCCTCGGAGCGCACCGCGGAGAAAGTCTGGGAAATGCCGCTCTGGGATGAATATCGGGAACAGATAAAATCGAATATCGCGGATATCAAGAATTCAGGGGGACGTCCGGCAGGAACCCTGACCGCCACGGCTTTTCTGGAGAATTTTATCGGCGATTGGCCCTGGGTTCATATTGATATTGCGGCCGTGGATCTCGAAAAAACGGGACGGCCCTATATTCCCAAAGGGGCCACCGGCATCGGCGTTCGTCTCTTGATAGATTTGCTGATGCACTGGAAGAAATTATAG
- a CDS encoding exported hypothetical protein (Evidence 5 : Unknown function): protein MIRRVVSLLAVLFLVSTVVSAFGQTEDEIVANYLKKAEKKQEHARKNKIGFFSVHFAYGKLPDKSPNNLFVSYSNSRIRPLDAGSGKLEGAYRSDQIGINAGMMVTPKLAFKVNFEYWLKMGSNTTGNYNFAVEPLGVQNDFNLRSEMQVLGFGGGLDYYLLNPPDKDGHINSLSLRVGGGGGYYMAKWDIWQGSSSFNLSTQTYDANAEPIKGNAGSFYGSVGIDYPIRFFDMVLGMEGQYQYLNFKNVHSYNTAGDELYLTYTDSSNDRVDIDFSGLRAKIELRKFFRW from the coding sequence ATGATCAGAAGAGTCGTATCTCTCTTAGCGGTACTCTTTCTGGTATCGACAGTTGTTTCGGCCTTCGGTCAGACGGAAGACGAAATAGTCGCCAATTACCTTAAGAAGGCGGAAAAGAAACAGGAGCACGCCCGGAAGAATAAAATCGGCTTTTTCTCGGTTCATTTTGCCTACGGAAAACTGCCGGACAAGAGCCCCAATAACTTATTTGTCAGTTACTCCAATAGTCGCATTCGTCCACTTGACGCCGGTTCCGGCAAACTCGAAGGCGCTTATCGGTCCGACCAGATTGGCATAAATGCCGGAATGATGGTGACGCCAAAACTGGCTTTCAAAGTCAACTTCGAATATTGGCTCAAAATGGGCTCGAATACGACCGGCAACTATAATTTTGCCGTGGAGCCGCTTGGGGTCCAGAATGATTTTAATCTCCGTTCCGAAATGCAGGTTCTTGGTTTCGGCGGCGGTCTCGATTATTACCTCTTGAATCCGCCGGACAAAGACGGCCATATAAATTCCTTGTCCCTTCGGGTCGGCGGCGGTGGGGGCTATTACATGGCGAAATGGGATATCTGGCAGGGCAGCAGTTCCTTTAATCTCTCCACCCAGACCTACGATGCGAATGCTGAGCCGATTAAGGGCAATGCCGGCAGTTTCTACGGCTCGGTCGGTATCGACTACCCGATCCGGTTCTTCGACATGGTTTTGGGCATGGAAGGTCAGTACCAGTATCTGAACTTTAAGAATGTCCATTCGTATAATACTGCGGGAGATGAGCTGTATCTAACTTACACTGATAGCTCAAACGACCGCGTTGACATTGACTTTTCCGGACTTAGGGCCAAGATTGAACTCAGGAAATTTTTCCGCTGGTAA
- a CDS encoding hypothetical protein (Evidence 5 : Unknown function), translating into MPPKIDVAGEITRNNELMALPQAVMRVLESAAKDEISIDSISDIIGEDPALTGRLLKIANSPFYGLSHKVNSINQAVMLLGLTTVKCLALSAALFSKDNPKNSVGIDVPALYSNLISVAVTCRKLAMACNYKAPENAFTCGLLHEIGLLYFLHHHPAEYRMALAEASKTGSILEAEKKVFGATHPEAGSLIAARWRLPNEIASAIGHHHFPGRQEISRLDEILLLAVALNHEILPVGQSYIEDKIAKISVLSKKLNISDDHLNDIAQSIPKEVSAFARSTDIEVENIETVLARANQELFATFISIQRLFKERQELTRKILDEERERGLLEAKQVAISTLSHYINNASMAISGNAQVIRMSLKHKTPAELAEMLPRMLDIIDHSVHKIVAVLEEISDLNSLDSIEFYDQSKILNIDDRLERRLARLQKDSGIVLPAEAEKGIKDLAS; encoded by the coding sequence TTGCCTCCAAAGATAGATGTTGCCGGTGAAATTACGCGGAATAATGAACTGATGGCCCTGCCTCAGGCAGTTATGAGAGTCCTCGAGTCAGCGGCCAAAGACGAAATCAGCATTGATTCCATATCCGACATAATCGGCGAAGATCCGGCCCTGACGGGCCGTCTTTTAAAAATTGCCAACTCCCCTTTCTATGGCTTGAGTCACAAAGTCAACAGCATTAATCAGGCCGTGATGCTCCTGGGCCTTACAACGGTCAAATGCCTGGCCCTCTCGGCGGCGCTTTTTTCAAAGGATAATCCGAAAAACAGCGTCGGCATTGATGTGCCGGCTCTATACAGCAACTTGATATCGGTGGCGGTAACCTGCCGGAAGCTGGCCATGGCCTGCAATTACAAAGCGCCGGAAAATGCCTTTACCTGCGGTCTTCTTCATGAAATAGGCCTTTTGTATTTTCTGCATCATCATCCCGCGGAGTATCGTATGGCTCTTGCCGAGGCGTCCAAAACCGGCTCGATTCTGGAAGCAGAAAAGAAGGTCTTCGGCGCCACTCATCCTGAAGCAGGGTCGCTCATTGCCGCAAGATGGCGCCTCCCCAATGAAATCGCCTCGGCCATAGGCCATCATCACTTCCCCGGCCGTCAGGAAATAAGCCGATTAGACGAAATCCTTCTTCTGGCGGTCGCTTTGAACCACGAAATTCTACCGGTCGGGCAAAGTTATATAGAGGACAAAATTGCCAAAATCAGTGTTCTTTCAAAGAAACTGAATATCAGCGACGACCACTTGAACGATATCGCACAGAGTATCCCGAAAGAAGTATCCGCTTTTGCCCGCTCCACCGACATCGAAGTCGAAAATATCGAAACGGTCCTGGCCCGCGCCAATCAGGAATTATTTGCCACCTTTATATCAATTCAACGGCTGTTCAAAGAACGGCAGGAGTTGACCCGGAAAATCCTCGACGAAGAACGGGAACGGGGATTGCTCGAGGCGAAGCAGGTGGCGATATCGACCCTTTCGCACTATATCAATAACGCTTCCATGGCCATATCGGGAAATGCCCAGGTGATACGGATGTCGCTCAAGCATAAGACACCCGCCGAACTGGCGGAAATGCTTCCCCGAATGCTTGATATTATCGATCATTCGGTGCACAAGATTGTGGCGGTCCTGGAAGAGATCTCCGATTTAAATTCACTCGATTCCATAGAATTTTACGATCAATCCAAAATTCTGAATATCGATGACCGTCTGGAGCGGCGCCTGGCCCGGCTTCAGAAGGACTCCGGTATCGTGCTTCCGGCTGAGGCCGAAAAGGGAATTAAAGACCTGGCCTCGTAA
- a CDS encoding exported hypothetical protein (Evidence 5 : Unknown function), whose amino-acid sequence MRKLSHFSFLVLFFSSALIMAQPTLPPDRAGQIGAPLGKIAFIRDGDLWVMNWDGSNQFKVVAAQNADGRISWAPDNRRIAFCRRGQVDLKGPDNLGGRHNVYDIFIGYLDSAKTNTNWWFRLTDDLGSRHPEWSADGSKIIFTKDLNANTINALMPNYQTCLSDTTGGSQQVMVQNWKDADRFAVMPTLAPDGRYAFVLLKNLKDSKASGVVVAPPGLTSLSDEELKAKAKYLPGATAPAWSPDGKWIAVIQNDASGQGIFIVSPDLTEKFIVYRPNAGQVVQTYPLSWSPDSKWLTFALQDGTVWIINITGGGLKQILSPGMNLAPAWSKKI is encoded by the coding sequence TTGAGAAAATTGTCTCATTTTTCGTTTCTGGTGCTGTTTTTCAGCTCCGCCCTGATTATGGCACAGCCGACATTACCGCCGGATCGTGCCGGGCAAATCGGGGCCCCGCTGGGCAAGATTGCTTTCATTCGCGATGGTGATCTCTGGGTGATGAATTGGGACGGAAGTAACCAGTTTAAGGTGGTCGCGGCTCAAAATGCCGACGGTCGGATATCGTGGGCTCCCGACAATCGCCGCATCGCTTTCTGTCGGCGCGGGCAGGTTGATTTGAAGGGGCCGGATAATCTCGGCGGACGGCATAATGTTTATGATATTTTTATAGGGTACCTCGACTCCGCCAAAACCAATACCAATTGGTGGTTTCGCTTAACCGATGATCTCGGCTCAAGACATCCGGAATGGTCGGCTGACGGCTCCAAAATTATCTTTACCAAGGACCTGAATGCCAATACCATAAATGCCCTTATGCCGAACTATCAAACGTGCCTTTCCGATACCACCGGCGGTTCACAGCAGGTTATGGTGCAAAACTGGAAGGATGCCGACCGTTTTGCGGTCATGCCGACTCTGGCGCCCGACGGCCGCTACGCTTTCGTGCTTCTGAAAAACTTGAAAGATAGCAAAGCTTCCGGAGTGGTTGTGGCGCCGCCCGGTCTGACAAGTTTGTCCGACGAGGAACTGAAGGCCAAAGCCAAGTATCTTCCGGGGGCCACGGCTCCGGCCTGGTCGCCTGATGGAAAATGGATCGCCGTGATTCAGAATGATGCCTCCGGGCAAGGAATCTTTATCGTGAGTCCCGACCTGACGGAGAAATTTATCGTCTACAGGCCGAACGCAGGGCAAGTGGTTCAGACCTATCCGCTGTCATGGTCTCCTGATTCCAAATGGCTCACTTTTGCTCTGCAGGACGGAACTGTCTGGATTATCAATATAACAGGTGGAGGGCTAAAACAGATATTATCTCCAGGAATGAACCTGGCACCTGCTTGGTCGAAAAAAATATAA
- the ydbK gene encoding putative 2-oxoacid-flavodoxin fused oxidoreductase:conserved protein; 4Fe-4S cluster binding protein (Evidence 3 : Putative function from multiple computational evidences; PubMedId : 9025293; Product type e : enzyme): MPNKTELSTKKAASAAKSAKKRSMITLDGNSAAAYVAHALSEVIAIYPITPSSNMGEIADAKSADLETNIWGTIPNVVEMQSEGGASGAVHGAATAGALTTTFTASQGLLLMIPNMFKIAGELTPTVFHISARTVATHALSIFGDHSDVMAARSTGFGMLASGSVQEVMDMALIAHAATLESHVPFMHFFDGFRTSHEEQKIEQFDFDDMRAVIDERAVENHRQRALSPDHPTLKGSSQNPDVFFQARETVNKYYQKAPAIVQDVMNRFAKVVGRKYHLFDYYGHPQADRVAVIMASGGETMHEMIDYLNGKGQKVGLIKVRLYRPFSVDAFLKALPKTVKKIAVLDRTKEPGSVGEPLFTDVQAAISEGVKGGTAPFKSFPLVVGGRYGLSSKEFNPPMAKAVYDNLKAAKPKNHFTVGITDDVTKTSLDVDYSFNIEPDEVFRGLFYGLGSDGTVGANKNSIKIIGENTSNYAQGYFVYDSKKAGAVTVSHIRFGKKPIRSPYQISSAKFVACHNFSFLERYDMLSPLVPGGTFLLTSPFGPDEVWDNIPIEVQKQIIEKKAKFYVIDAISLAKELGLGGRINMIMQTAFFVISGILPREEAIQAIKDALKKTYGHKGEKVVQMNYASVDAAVSNIHEVKYPNRATSKIKKPPLVPKDAPEFVRKVTATIIAGKGDTVPVSAMPDDGTFMTGTTRYEKRNIAVEIPVWDEQLCIQCGICSIVCPHAAIRMKFYDGKILANAPETFKAVDGKTKQYEGYKYTLQVAPEDCTGCEVCVNACPVVAKDAEGNKTNHKAINMAPQFPLRTAEAKNFEFFLSIPETNPSLYNIETVKGSQLVKPLFEFSGACAGCGETPYIKLVSQLFGDRALIGNATGCSSIYGGNLPTTPYCKRSDGLGPAWSNSLFEDNAEFALGMRLAVDKMSEHALELVQKIFPELYDEFKNADQNSQAGIEAQRARVKDLKGKLARINGPDAANLLSLADYLVKKSVWAFGGDGWAYDIGFGGLDHVLASGRNVNVMVLDTEVYSNTGGQMSKSSPMGAVAKFAAAGKPLPKKDLGMIMMAYGNVYVAQIAIGASQNQAVKAIVEAEKYQGPSLVIAYSHCIAHGIDMAHGLEEGKKAVDSGHWILYRFNPDLAKQGKNPLQVDSKEPSISYRDYALGEVRFRTLLTSMPERAEMLLKQAQEDAYKRYNLYKQLAAIDYSHMTQK; this comes from the coding sequence ATGCCAAACAAGACAGAATTGTCCACGAAAAAGGCGGCCTCCGCGGCCAAATCGGCCAAGAAGAGAAGCATGATTACCCTTGACGGGAACTCGGCCGCCGCCTATGTAGCCCACGCTTTAAGCGAAGTAATAGCGATATATCCGATCACACCTTCCTCCAATATGGGGGAAATTGCCGATGCCAAATCGGCCGACCTGGAAACCAATATCTGGGGCACGATCCCGAACGTGGTGGAGATGCAGTCCGAAGGCGGCGCCTCCGGAGCCGTTCATGGGGCGGCCACGGCCGGCGCTCTGACGACGACCTTCACGGCCTCTCAGGGTTTGCTTCTGATGATTCCGAATATGTTTAAAATCGCCGGCGAATTGACCCCGACCGTTTTTCATATTTCCGCCCGAACGGTCGCCACGCACGCCCTTTCCATCTTCGGTGATCATTCCGATGTCATGGCGGCCCGCTCCACCGGATTCGGAATGCTGGCATCGGGATCGGTGCAGGAAGTCATGGATATGGCCCTTATCGCGCATGCCGCGACTCTGGAAAGCCATGTTCCCTTCATGCACTTTTTCGACGGATTCCGCACCTCCCACGAGGAACAGAAAATCGAGCAGTTTGATTTTGACGATATGCGCGCCGTAATAGACGAAAGAGCGGTGGAAAACCACCGCCAGCGCGCCCTGAGTCCGGATCACCCGACTCTTAAGGGCTCCTCGCAGAATCCCGATGTATTTTTCCAGGCTCGCGAAACGGTCAATAAATATTACCAGAAGGCCCCCGCCATAGTACAGGATGTAATGAACCGCTTTGCCAAAGTGGTTGGAAGGAAATATCATCTTTTCGATTATTACGGACATCCGCAGGCCGACCGTGTGGCCGTCATAATGGCCTCCGGCGGCGAAACGATGCATGAAATGATCGATTATCTCAACGGTAAAGGACAGAAAGTCGGCTTGATCAAGGTTCGTCTGTATCGGCCCTTCTCCGTGGATGCTTTTCTTAAGGCCCTGCCCAAGACCGTCAAGAAGATTGCCGTCCTCGATCGTACCAAGGAGCCGGGATCGGTCGGCGAACCCCTGTTCACCGATGTACAGGCGGCCATCAGTGAAGGCGTGAAAGGCGGCACGGCGCCGTTCAAGTCATTCCCGCTGGTTGTCGGGGGTCGCTATGGTTTGAGTTCCAAAGAATTCAATCCCCCTATGGCCAAGGCGGTCTATGATAATTTGAAGGCCGCCAAACCGAAAAATCATTTTACGGTCGGCATAACCGACGATGTCACCAAAACCAGTCTCGATGTCGATTACAGTTTCAATATCGAGCCGGATGAGGTTTTTCGCGGGCTGTTTTACGGACTCGGCTCCGACGGGACGGTCGGCGCCAATAAGAATTCCATCAAAATCATCGGCGAGAATACCTCCAATTATGCTCAGGGATATTTCGTTTACGATTCCAAGAAGGCCGGAGCCGTAACCGTCTCGCATATTCGTTTCGGTAAAAAACCGATTCGGAGCCCGTATCAAATCAGTTCGGCCAAATTTGTCGCCTGCCACAATTTCTCCTTCCTGGAACGGTATGACATGCTTTCTCCGCTGGTTCCCGGCGGAACCTTCCTCCTGACCAGCCCCTTCGGGCCCGATGAAGTCTGGGACAATATCCCGATTGAGGTGCAGAAGCAGATTATAGAAAAGAAGGCTAAATTCTATGTTATCGACGCCATCAGTCTCGCGAAAGAATTGGGCTTGGGCGGACGAATCAACATGATCATGCAGACGGCGTTCTTTGTCATCAGCGGAATCCTGCCCCGTGAGGAAGCCATACAGGCGATCAAGGATGCCCTGAAAAAGACATACGGCCACAAAGGTGAAAAAGTGGTCCAGATGAATTATGCCTCCGTCGACGCCGCCGTCAGCAATATCCACGAAGTGAAGTATCCGAATAGGGCCACCAGCAAGATTAAGAAACCCCCGCTGGTTCCCAAAGATGCCCCCGAATTTGTCCGCAAGGTAACCGCCACTATCATTGCCGGAAAAGGCGATACGGTCCCGGTCTCGGCCATGCCGGATGATGGGACTTTCATGACCGGCACGACCCGGTACGAGAAGCGGAATATCGCCGTCGAAATCCCGGTCTGGGATGAGCAACTTTGTATCCAGTGCGGTATCTGCTCGATTGTCTGCCCCCACGCCGCCATCAGAATGAAATTCTATGACGGTAAAATCCTGGCCAATGCGCCGGAGACTTTCAAAGCGGTTGACGGAAAGACCAAGCAGTACGAAGGGTACAAGTACACGCTTCAGGTGGCGCCCGAGGATTGTACCGGATGCGAGGTCTGTGTTAATGCCTGCCCCGTGGTGGCCAAAGATGCGGAAGGAAATAAGACGAATCACAAGGCGATTAATATGGCCCCGCAATTTCCTCTACGCACAGCCGAAGCCAAAAACTTCGAGTTCTTCCTTTCCATTCCCGAAACCAATCCTTCGCTTTACAATATCGAGACCGTAAAGGGCAGTCAGCTGGTTAAACCGCTTTTTGAATTTTCGGGAGCCTGCGCCGGTTGCGGCGAGACCCCATACATAAAACTGGTATCACAACTCTTCGGCGACCGGGCCCTGATCGGCAATGCCACCGGATGCTCTTCAATTTACGGCGGGAATCTTCCGACCACCCCCTATTGCAAACGTTCCGATGGTCTTGGCCCGGCCTGGTCGAATTCGCTTTTTGAAGATAACGCCGAATTTGCCCTCGGTATGAGGCTGGCGGTCGACAAAATGAGCGAGCACGCTCTCGAACTGGTCCAGAAGATTTTCCCGGAATTGTATGACGAATTCAAGAACGCCGATCAGAATTCGCAGGCCGGAATTGAAGCGCAGCGCGCCCGGGTCAAGGATCTTAAGGGCAAACTGGCGCGAATCAACGGCCCCGACGCCGCGAATCTTCTGTCTTTAGCCGATTATTTGGTGAAGAAATCGGTCTGGGCCTTCGGCGGCGACGGTTGGGCCTACGATATCGGTTTCGGCGGGCTGGATCATGTCCTGGCCTCGGGCCGCAATGTCAATGTAATGGTTCTGGATACCGAAGTTTACTCCAACACCGGTGGGCAGATGTCGAAATCGTCGCCGATGGGGGCCGTGGCCAAGTTCGCCGCCGCCGGGAAACCGCTTCCGAAAAAAGATCTCGGTATGATTATGATGGCCTATGGCAATGTCTATGTAGCGCAGATTGCCATCGGCGCCAGCCAGAATCAGGCCGTTAAGGCGATTGTCGAAGCCGAGAAGTACCAAGGGCCGTCGCTGGTTATCGCCTATTCGCACTGCATCGCCCATGGTATCGATATGGCTCACGGGCTGGAAGAAGGAAAGAAGGCGGTGGATTCGGGCCACTGGATCCTGTACCGTTTCAATCCGGATCTGGCGAAACAGGGAAAGAATCCCCTACAGGTCGACAGCAAAGAGCCATCGATCAGTTATCGCGATTATGCTCTCGGCGAAGTTCGTTTCCGAACCCTCTTGACGAGTATGCCGGAAAGAGCCGAAATGCTTCTAAAACAGGCCCAGGAAGATGCCTATAAGCGATACAACCTGTATAAGCAGTTGGCGGCCATCGACTATAGCCATATGACTCAGAAATAA